Proteins encoded by one window of Salvia splendens isolate huo1 chromosome 7, SspV2, whole genome shotgun sequence:
- the LOC121811425 gene encoding zinc finger protein MAGPIE-like — translation MRSKEEEAISVTSAQNDIVQPPLKKKRNLPGNPDPEAEVIALSPKTLMATNRFLCEICGKGFQRDQNLQLHKRGHNLPWKLKQRTGKEARKRVYVCPEKTCVHHHASRALGDLTGIKKHFCRKHGEKKWKCDKCSKRYAVHSDWKAHYKTCGTREYKCDCGTIFSRRDSFITHRAFCDALAEETARFTAASHMNHNNPNLNYHLIGSSLELGQQHFPPIFKSNSINNLSNIPKNQPLWIPQTNHPNIHIPQNNPIPKNLREMHHHQITLDHPLIHQNPNPPPSSYHMMNWDFGPNQSPMMNNKEANAPSLFSAQHQNQNQSCAAISATALLQRAAQIGSTTTTTDSSNILGKFGRDEDGDKLCGLYSTTNSGTSGLGSDVEVSLYPPVKRCRRAMTGDEEIGLGETRDFLGMQTICNPSSINGWI, via the exons ATGAGATctaaagaagaagaagcaatcTCGGTCACCTCAGCTCAAAACGACATCGTTCAGCCCCCACTAAAGAAGAAGCGAAACCTCCCCGGAAATCCAG ACCCCGAGGCGGAGGTGATCGCCCTGTCGCCCAAAACCCTAATGGCGACGAACCGGTTCTTGTGTGAGATATGCGGGAAAGGGTTCCAACGGGACCAGAATCTGCAGCTGCACAAGAGGGGACACAACCTGCCGTGGAAGCTGAAGCAGAGGACGGGGAAGGAGGCGAGGAAGCGGGTGTACGTGTGCCCGGAGAAGACGTGCGTGCACCACCACGCGTCAAGGGCGCTGGGGGACCTCACCGGGATCAAGAAGCACTTCTGCAGGAAGCACGGCGAGAAGAAGTGGAAGTGCGACAAGTGCTCCAAGCGATACGCGGTGCATTCGGATTGGAAGGCACACTACAAGACTTGTGGCACTAGGGAATACAAATGTGATTGTGGTACTATTTTTTCAAG GAGAGATAGCTTCATCACTCACCGAGCCTTCTGCGACGCCCTAGCCGAAGAAACGGCTAGATTCACCGCAGCATCACACATGAACCACAACAATCCAAATCTCAATTACCATCTCATTGGCTCATCTCTAGAGTTAGGGCAACAACATTTCCCTCCAATCTTCAAATCAAACTCAATCAACAACCTTTCAAACATCCCTAAGAACCAACCCCTATGGATACCCCAAACCAACCACCCCAATATACACATCCCCCAAAACAACCCCATCCCAAAAAACCTTCGAGAAATGCACCACCATCAAATCACCCTTGACCACCCACTCATCCACCAAAACCCTAATCCACCACCCTCTTCATACCACATGATGAATTGGGATTTCGGCCCTAATCAAAGCCCTATGATGAACAACAAAGAGGCTAACGCCCCGTCCCTCTTCAGTGCTCAgcaccagaaccagaaccagagCTGCGCGGCCATCTCTGCAACGGCTCTGCTGCAGAGGGCCGCGCAGATTGGGTCCACCACCACGACTACAGACTCCTCCAACATCCTTGGGAAGTTTGGTCGTGACGAAGATGGAGACAAGCTTTGTGGGTTGTACAGTACAACCAACTCGGGCACGAGCGGGCTTGGGAGCGATGTGGAGGTCTCGTTGTACCCTCCCGTGAAACGGTGTCGTAGGGCGATGACTGGTGATGAGGAGATTGGGTTGGGAGAAACGAGGGATTTTCTTGGAATGCAGACGATCTGCAATCCTTCTTCAATCAATGGATGGATATGA